Sequence from the Hamadaea flava genome:
CGATCCAAGAGCTTTCCGATCGCGTAGAGCAGGCGCACATCGGCGACCGAGCCCTTCGCATCGGCCGGAGCCGGCTCGGCGAGGAGGGCCCGTGCGTGGCGGCGGCCCTCCGGCGTCAGCTGATGGAAGTAGGTTCCGCCCGCCTTCGTGACCTCGCCCTTGGCGTTCCTGCGTACGACCTCGACGAGGCCCGCCGCCCCGAGGACGTCGCGGCCGGCCTTCGCGACCCGCACCCGGAACCGCTCGTAAAGCATGGGGTCCGTGATCTCTTTCTCCGGCATCAGGAGCAATGCGATGAGGGCGAGGCGAATGGACGGTTTCAGCTCAGCGTTCGGCATGGAATGTCTTCTCTCGGCGAGGGGGAGGAACGGTGCTGATTCGGCGAAGTCGCCCGTGTGACGTTACGGGGTGTGGACCGTCTGGGAACTGGCCGCGCGTACGCCGAAAAATCGCCGACCGTCCTTTGGCGACGTAGGCGACTTGGTGGAACGCGACCGAGTCGAATAGCCGCTGACTGTTGATCGATCCGGTATGGATCGACTACGTCGTCGATTGCCAAGGGGTTATCTCCTTGCGTCGATCTGCAAAGCCCTTCAACGTACAGCAGATGCACGGCGCTGAATTGTCAGATCTTGAACAGTTGACGACTGGCACTTGTGGACAGCAAGCGCCTCGTTGACGGTTGACGCGACCGACCGTGAAGGTGCAGATTGAGGATCCTCGCGACGGCGACCGTCGGCGGGCGGGGGACGTAAAGAGGCCCCGGGGACATAACCGCAAGGGTCATCGGTCGCTCCGGGGCTTTGATGCGAACCATACACCTACGCCGGGGAAGGGTGCAATGACGATCAACGACGGCTGGTACGAGTCATACCTGGGCAGCGACCGTCTCGCTCGGTTCCTGGCCGGGGTGCGCCAAGATCGGGGGCGAGTCGGGGCACTCGTCGACTGGGATCGGGAAATGCGCGGGGAATTGCAGAAGATGCTCGGTGAATGGGAGATTGCCTTGCGCAATGCCTACGACCGGGCCATCAGCGGTTGGTGGACCGGCGAACAGCATTGGCTGTTGGATCCGGCCAGTCCGGTGAACCGCGAGATAATGCACCGCTCGGAAGACCTCAACCGGATCTCTCGCAACTCCATTAAGAAGGCGGTGCAGCGCACCAGGCCCGGCGATCCGATCGGGCGGGTCATCGCCAATCTTTCGCTGGACTTCTGGCGCTATCTGTCGGTCACGGCCCGGGAGAAGACGCTGTGGGTGCCGGCTTTGCATCGGGCCTTCCCCAAAGGCAGCGACCGGGCCCAGATCGACCGGCAGATCGACAGCCTGTATCGGCTCCGCAATCGCGTCGCCCATCACGAGCCGATCTTTCATAAGCCGATCGTTCCGTTGACCACCAGCCTCGTCCACAACTGCGAGCTGGTACGCCCGGAACTGGCTGACACGATCGTGGGTCGGGGAACCGTCAAGCAATTGTGGGGCGACCGCCCGATCGAACTGCGATGAACGGATTCCTCTCGTGCTGAAGAGCGTTCGCTTCGCCAATTATCGATGCTTCCGGGATCGGCAGGGTCTGGACATCCGGCCGGTGACCGTCGTGCTGGGCAAGAACAACTCCGGAAAGAGCGCGTTCACTCGGGCCGCCATCGTCCTGCAGACCGGGTTTCCCGGCGGCGGGGGCGAGCCTGCTGCCACGCCGTTGGACCTCGATCGGCTCGGTGACACGATGCCGGTCTTCACCGATCTGGTGCACCGGCACGATGAGCGGGGCACCATCGAGGTGGGGCTGGCTTTCGACGACAATCGCGTGCAGTCGATCGAGGCACACGTCCGGAATCTGGACGACGCGTGTCTCCAGGTGGTCTCGTATCTGCGCCTCAGCATGAGCCACGGCACGTGGACGCTCACCTGGACCGGATCTTCGGACGTCTATGAGCAGCTCTGGGTCGCGAACGGTGGGGGTCAACGGTCGACCACCGGGCCGATCTCGTTCCAGGGCCTCGTGCCACGGTATCTACCTCGCGAGATCCTCGACCGTGACGATGGCTTCGACCTCGCCCGGCACTGCGCTGAGGCGTATGGGCGGATCCGCTATATGTCCCCGTTTCGTGAGGCCCTGCGGCGCGAGCACTACCTGCCCGTCGGCGTACCCCGGAGTGTCGGCGACCGGGGTCAGCACTTCGCCGCGGTCCTGGCGCACGACCAGGTCCGGGGCAACGG
This genomic interval carries:
- a CDS encoding Abi family protein gives rise to the protein MTINDGWYESYLGSDRLARFLAGVRQDRGRVGALVDWDREMRGELQKMLGEWEIALRNAYDRAISGWWTGEQHWLLDPASPVNREIMHRSEDLNRISRNSIKKAVQRTRPGDPIGRVIANLSLDFWRYLSVTAREKTLWVPALHRAFPKGSDRAQIDRQIDSLYRLRNRVAHHEPIFHKPIVPLTTSLVHNCELVRPELADTIVGRGTVKQLWGDRPIELR
- a CDS encoding AAA family ATPase, with protein sequence MLKSVRFANYRCFRDRQGLDIRPVTVVLGKNNSGKSAFTRAAIVLQTGFPGGGGEPAATPLDLDRLGDTMPVFTDLVHRHDERGTIEVGLAFDDNRVQSIEAHVRNLDDACLQVVSYLRLSMSHGTWTLTWTGSSDVYEQLWVANGGGQRSTTGPISFQGLVPRYLPREILDRDDGFDLARHCAEAYGRIRYMSPFREALRREHYLPVGVPRSVGDRGQHFAAVLAHDQVRGNGEIRRRVNEMMREVLPDWTLDEVPDGRLFTTVLRSRRDGELVVNVADAGSGVVQLLPILVQQALDSVTGRPERTLYIVEEPELHLHPAAHAQLADQYLNAARLTGNRFLIETHSEALLLRLRRRIAEGTSTPDDVGIYFVHHDGRASSAQQIVIDELGQLSFWPDGIFTEDFEEVRALAAAQMRRSGLNVA